A section of the Papaver somniferum cultivar HN1 unplaced genomic scaffold, ASM357369v1 unplaced-scaffold_32, whole genome shotgun sequence genome encodes:
- the LOC113341935 gene encoding autophagy-related protein 16-like — MIMNPEELAMRAINHALKALKKRHLLEEGAHAPAFVALSRPFASQGSEWKEKAENFELELQQCYKAQSRLSEQLVTEVAECRTAKALVQEKETLINDLQTEVTQTREECSQLKESLEEKTKAVDLVMSENKELRAQLEEMTLKAKTAEDENKMLIDRWMLQKMQDAERLNEANALYEEMMNRLKASGLEQLANQQVDGVVRQFEAGAENFAGSTVPTACKHKIPAHEGGCTSILFEYQSDRLISGGQERSVKIWDTKTGMLTRTLDGSLGSILDLTVTHDNRYIIAASSSCNLYVWDVNSGRIRHTLTGHKDKVCAVDVSKVSSSLVVSAAYDRTIKLWDLQKGYSTLTMMSHSNCNSLCFSMDGQTICTGHTDGNLRLWDITKGEVVSEVAAHSNAITSISISRSGNNILTSGRDNLHNLFDMRSMEVCGTFRATGNRLANNWSRSCISPDDRYVTSGSADGSVYVWSRFRSDIVSTLREDYSPINACAWSGLGKPLASADKNGTICIWT, encoded by the exons ATGATCAT GAATCCGGAGGAATTAGCCATGAGAGCTATAAACCACGCTTTGAAAGCCTTAAAAAAACGTCATTTACTTGAAGAAGGAGCTCATGCTCCAGCTTTTGTAGCGCTTTCAAGGCCTTTCGCATCTCAG GGTTCAGAATGGAAAGAAAAAGCGGAAAACTTTGAATTAGAACTGCAACAATGTTATAAAGCACAATCAAGATTATCTGAACAACTTGTGACAGAAGTGGCAGAATGTAGAACTGCAAAAGCATTGGTTCAAGAGAAAGAAACATTGATTAATGATCTTCAAACTGAGGTTACTCAGACAAG GGAGGAGTGTTCGCAATTGAAAGAAAGCTTGGAAGAAAAGACGAAAGCAGTAGATTTGGTAATGAGTGAGAACAAGGAGCTAAGAGCACAGCTAGAAGAAATGACTTTGAAGGCAAAAACTGCTGAAGATGAAAATAAGATGTTGATTGATCGTTGGATGTTGCAAAAGATGCAGGATGCTGAACGACTTAATGAG GCTAACGCTTTATACGAAGAAATGATGAATCGACTAAAAGCCAGTGGCTTAGAACAGCTTGCAAATCAGCAAGTTGATGGTGTGGTCCGACAATTTGAAGCAGGAGCTGAGAACTTTGCTGGATCAACTGTTCCCACTGCTTGCAAGCACAAGATACCAGCCCATGAAGGTGGGTGTACATCAATCTTGTTTGAATACCAGTCAGATAGGTTAATCAGCGGGGGTCAAGAGCGCAGTGTCAAAATTTGGGATACGAAAACTGGGATGCTTACCCGTACTCTTGATGGAAGCCTAGGCTCTATTCTTGATCTCACTGTTACCCATGATAACAGATACATTATTGCTGCAAGCAGCTCGTGCAACTTATACGTATGGGATGTGAATTCTGGCAGGATTCGTCATACTCTTACAGGCCACAAAGACAAAGTTTGTGCTGTAGATGTGAGCAAAGTTTCAAGCAGTCTTGTAGTTAGTGCTGCTTATGACCGAACGATAAAACTTTGGGATCTACAGAAAGGCTACTCTACCTTGACGATGATGTCCCACAGCAACTGTAATTCTCTTTGTTTTAGCATGGACGGACAAACAATTTGCACAGGTCATACTGATGGAAACCTCCGGTTGTGGGATATTACAAAAGGGGAGGTAGTTAGTGAAGTTGCTGCACATTCAAATGCCATTACATCAATCAGTATCTCTCGAAGTGGCAATAATATATTGACTAGTGGAAGGGACAATCTGCACAACCTATTTGACATGCGTTCAATGGAAGTTTGTGGCACGTTTAGGGCAACAGGGAACAGATTGGCAAATAATTGGAGTCGTTCCTGCATCAGTCCAGATGATAGGTATGTTACATCAGGTTCTGCTGATGGTTCTGTTTATGTTTGGTCAAGATTTAGATCGGACATAGTGAGCACTTTAAGGGAAGATTATTCTCCTATCAATGCTTGTGCATGGAGTGGGTTGGGAAAGCCCTTAGCTTCAGCAGATAAGAATGGAACTATTTGCATATGGACATGA
- the LOC113341829 gene encoding glycerol-3-phosphate dehydrogenase [NAD(+)]-like isoform X1, which yields MMWVYEETLPYGDKLTDVINQTNENVKYLPGIKLGKNVVADPDIANAVKDANMLVFVTPHQFMEGICKRLEGKIKEEGVQAISLIKGMEVKKEGPCMISSLISEKLGVNCCVLMGANIANEIAVDKFSEATVGYREDKEVAERWVKLFGTPYFQVSAVQDVEGVELCGTLKNVVAIGAGLVDGLDMGNNTKAAIMRIGLREMKAFSKLMFPSVKDSTFFESCGIADVITTCLGGRNRRVSEAFARNGGKRSFDELEAELLQGQKLQGVSTAREVYDVLSHRGWQELFLFTTVHKICIGLLPPSAIVEYSEHTPNFSLVEGSAEYY from the exons ATG ATGTGGGTGTATGAGGAGACCTTACCCTACGGTGATAAACTCACCGATGTCATCAACCAGACAAAC GAGAATGTTAAGTATTTACCTGGGATAAAACTAGGGAAAAATGTTGTTGCTGATCCAGACATTGCAAATGCTG TTAAGGATGCAAACATGCTGGTTTTTGTGACTCCACATCAATTCATGGAAGGTATATGCAAGAGACTTGAGGGGAAAATAAAGGAAGAGGGTGTTCAGGCTATATCACTTATCAAAGGTATGGAAGTCAAAAAGGAAGGACCATGCATGATTTCTAGCCTCATCTCTGAAAAGCTTGGAGTGAACTGTTGTGTTCTCATGGGAGCAAACATCGCCAATGAG ATTGCTGTGGATAAGTTCAGTGAAGCAACAGTTGGATACAGAGAGGATAAAGAGGTTGCAGAGAGATGGGTTAAGCTATTTGGGACTCCCTATTTCCAAGTATCTGCT GTTCAAGATGTGGAGGGTGTCGAACTATGTGGAACACTGAAAAACGTAGTGGCCATTGGAGCAG GTCTTGTCGATGGCCTAGACATGGGGAATAACACGAAG GCAGCTATTATGAGAATTGGTCTTAGAGAGATGAAAGCTTTCTCTAAGCTCATGTTCCCTTCTGTTAAGGACAGCACCTTCTTCGAAAGCTGTGGGATAGCAGATGTCATCACTACATGCT TGGGAGGAAGAAACAGGAGGGTTTCGGAGGCTTTTGCTAGGAATGGTGGAAAAAG GTCTTTTGATGAGCTTGAAGCAGAGTTGTTGCAGGGACAGAAACTACAG GGTGTATCAACTGCCAGAGAAGTGTATGATGTTCTAAGCCACCGTGGATGGCAAGAACTATTCCTGTTCACTACAGTGCATAAGATCTGCATAGGTCTCCTTCCCCCATCTGCCATTGTCGAATATAGTGAGCATACTCCAAATTTCTCACTGGTTGAAGGCTCTGCAGAGTACTACTGA
- the LOC113341829 gene encoding glycerol-3-phosphate dehydrogenase [NAD(+)]-like isoform X2 codes for MENVKYLPGIKLGKNVVADPDIANAVKDANMLVFVTPHQFMEGICKRLEGKIKEEGVQAISLIKGMEVKKEGPCMISSLISEKLGVNCCVLMGANIANEIAVDKFSEATVGYREDKEVAERWVKLFGTPYFQVSAVQDVEGVELCGTLKNVVAIGAGLVDGLDMGNNTKAAIMRIGLREMKAFSKLMFPSVKDSTFFESCGIADVITTCLGGRNRRVSEAFARNGGKRSFDELEAELLQGQKLQGVSTAREVYDVLSHRGWQELFLFTTVHKICIGLLPPSAIVEYSEHTPNFSLVEGSAEYY; via the exons ATG GAGAATGTTAAGTATTTACCTGGGATAAAACTAGGGAAAAATGTTGTTGCTGATCCAGACATTGCAAATGCTG TTAAGGATGCAAACATGCTGGTTTTTGTGACTCCACATCAATTCATGGAAGGTATATGCAAGAGACTTGAGGGGAAAATAAAGGAAGAGGGTGTTCAGGCTATATCACTTATCAAAGGTATGGAAGTCAAAAAGGAAGGACCATGCATGATTTCTAGCCTCATCTCTGAAAAGCTTGGAGTGAACTGTTGTGTTCTCATGGGAGCAAACATCGCCAATGAG ATTGCTGTGGATAAGTTCAGTGAAGCAACAGTTGGATACAGAGAGGATAAAGAGGTTGCAGAGAGATGGGTTAAGCTATTTGGGACTCCCTATTTCCAAGTATCTGCT GTTCAAGATGTGGAGGGTGTCGAACTATGTGGAACACTGAAAAACGTAGTGGCCATTGGAGCAG GTCTTGTCGATGGCCTAGACATGGGGAATAACACGAAG GCAGCTATTATGAGAATTGGTCTTAGAGAGATGAAAGCTTTCTCTAAGCTCATGTTCCCTTCTGTTAAGGACAGCACCTTCTTCGAAAGCTGTGGGATAGCAGATGTCATCACTACATGCT TGGGAGGAAGAAACAGGAGGGTTTCGGAGGCTTTTGCTAGGAATGGTGGAAAAAG GTCTTTTGATGAGCTTGAAGCAGAGTTGTTGCAGGGACAGAAACTACAG GGTGTATCAACTGCCAGAGAAGTGTATGATGTTCTAAGCCACCGTGGATGGCAAGAACTATTCCTGTTCACTACAGTGCATAAGATCTGCATAGGTCTCCTTCCCCCATCTGCCATTGTCGAATATAGTGAGCATACTCCAAATTTCTCACTGGTTGAAGGCTCTGCAGAGTACTACTGA
- the LOC113341928 gene encoding uncharacterized protein LOC113341928, translated as MVKVATFFAMTLGAFVFWQSMDKVHVWIALHQNEKKERLEKEAEIKRYRAQLLAQQKQEDSLA; from the exons atgGTGAAGGTAGCAACATTCTTCGCTATGACGCTTGGTGCTTTTGTATTCTGGCAATCCATGGATAAAGTTCATGTCTGGATCGCTCTTCATCAAAACGAGAAG AAAGAAAGATTGGAAAAAGAAGCAGAGATCAAAAGGTATAGAGCACAGCTACTGGCCCAACAGAAACAAGAAGATTCACTTGCATAA